A region of Candidatus Methylomirabilota bacterium DNA encodes the following proteins:
- a CDS encoding permease — protein sequence MPRSPFELSNVVLLVLALVATSIAYWKDPSLPFLGAKTGFKLIWFILPRLVPALILAGMLQVLIPQEQVAKYFGQKSGMRAIILASVAGLLTPGGPMVSVPLLVVLANSGMALGPLVAYMTSWSLFGIQRIIAWEAPLMGWHFVMVRAVSSLTFPILAGWLVKVYYHE from the coding sequence ATGCCGCGCAGCCCGTTCGAGCTTTCCAACGTCGTTTTGCTTGTCCTGGCCCTCGTTGCCACGAGCATCGCCTATTGGAAGGATCCCAGTTTGCCGTTCCTCGGGGCCAAGACGGGATTCAAGCTGATCTGGTTCATCCTGCCGCGGCTCGTCCCTGCCCTGATTCTGGCCGGTATGCTCCAGGTCCTCATCCCACAGGAGCAGGTGGCCAAATACTTCGGACAGAAGTCCGGCATGCGCGCCATCATCCTCGCTTCGGTGGCAGGTCTGCTCACGCCCGGCGGGCCCATGGTCAGCGTGCCCCTCCTCGTCGTCCTCGCCAACTCGGGCATGGCCCTGGGACCACTCGTGGCCTACATGACCTCCTGGTCGCTCTTCGGCATCCAGCGCATCATCGCCTGGGAGGCGCCCCTCATGGGCTGGCACTTCGTCATGGTGCGGGCGGTGTCGAGCCTGACCTTCCCCATCCTCGCGGGCTGGCTCGTCAAGGTCTACTACCACGAGTAG
- a CDS encoding menaquinone biosynthesis decarboxylase gives MAFDDLREFVAHLEKHGQLRRVRARVSRDLEIAEITDRVSKGRSEGNQALLFEQVDGFDVPVLINAFGSPERMAAALGVEHLHDLSARVAKLLDLRMPGSLFDKLRKLGDLFDVAKAGPKRVRSAPCQEVIETDQPSLARLPILRCWPGDAGRYITLPLVFTRDPVTGARNVGMYRLQVHDDRTLGMHWQTHKGSAEHERVAQEQGKPMEVAIALGGDPVSIYSGSAPLPPGIDEMVFAGWLRGAGVPMVACKTIDLEVPAEAEIVLEGFVDPAERRLEGPFGDHTGYYSLARDYPVFHLKAITRRKQPIYPTTIVGRPPQEDYWLGKATERIFLPIIRLLLPEVVDMNMPAEGIFHNLVIVSIKKRYPGQARKVMHALWGLGLMMLAKNIVVVSEHVDVHNLSEVAWRATGNIDPSRDLLIVDGPADDLDHASVRHRFGGKLGVDATEKSDMDGIGQSWPEEIVMSEEIRALVTRRWQEYGL, from the coding sequence GTGGCCTTCGACGACCTCCGCGAGTTCGTCGCCCACCTCGAGAAGCACGGTCAGCTCCGCCGGGTGCGGGCGCGCGTCTCGCGCGATCTGGAGATCGCGGAGATCACCGATCGCGTGTCGAAAGGGCGGAGCGAGGGCAACCAGGCCCTCCTCTTCGAGCAGGTCGACGGCTTCGACGTGCCCGTGCTCATCAATGCCTTTGGCTCGCCCGAGCGGATGGCCGCGGCGCTGGGCGTCGAGCACCTGCACGACCTCTCGGCGCGCGTGGCCAAGCTGCTGGATCTGAGAATGCCCGGCTCCCTCTTCGACAAGCTGCGAAAGCTGGGCGATCTCTTCGACGTCGCCAAGGCGGGGCCCAAGCGCGTGCGCTCCGCGCCCTGCCAGGAGGTGATCGAGACCGATCAGCCGAGCCTGGCGCGCCTACCCATCCTGCGTTGCTGGCCGGGCGACGCGGGACGGTACATCACCCTGCCCCTGGTGTTCACGCGTGATCCGGTCACGGGCGCTCGCAACGTGGGCATGTACCGCCTCCAGGTCCATGACGACCGGACCCTCGGCATGCACTGGCAAACCCACAAGGGCTCGGCCGAGCACGAGCGGGTCGCCCAGGAGCAGGGCAAGCCGATGGAGGTGGCCATCGCGCTGGGCGGCGATCCCGTCTCGATCTACTCCGGCTCGGCGCCGCTGCCCCCCGGCATAGACGAGATGGTGTTCGCGGGATGGCTGCGCGGCGCCGGGGTGCCCATGGTCGCCTGCAAGACCATCGATCTCGAGGTCCCCGCCGAGGCGGAGATCGTGCTCGAGGGCTTCGTCGATCCCGCCGAGCGGCGTCTCGAAGGGCCATTTGGTGATCACACGGGCTACTATTCGCTGGCGCGTGACTATCCGGTCTTCCACCTCAAGGCCATCACGCGTCGCAAGCAGCCGATCTATCCGACGACCATCGTGGGACGGCCCCCGCAAGAGGACTACTGGCTCGGCAAGGCGACCGAGCGCATCTTCCTGCCCATCATCCGCCTCCTCCTGCCCGAGGTGGTGGACATGAACATGCCGGCCGAGGGCATCTTCCACAACCTGGTCATCGTCTCGATCAAGAAGCGCTATCCAGGCCAGGCGCGCAAGGTCATGCATGCGCTCTGGGGGCTCGGGCTCATGATGCTGGCCAAGAACATCGTGGTGGTCTCCGAGCACGTCGACGTCCACAACCTCTCGGAAGTGGCCTGGCGGGCCACGGGCAATATCGACCCGTCGCGCGACCTCCTCATCGTCGACGGGCCCGCGGACGACCTCGACCATGCCTCCGTCCGCCACCGCTTCGGCGGCAAGCTGGGCGTCGACGCCACCGAGAAGTCGGACATGGACGGCATCGGCCAGTCATGGCCCGAGGAGATCGTGATGAGCGAGGAGATCCGCGCGCTCGTCACGAGGCGCTGGCAAGAGTACGGCCTGTAG
- a CDS encoding UbiA-like polyprenyltransferase translates to MPGTLRHFLDAIKFEHTVFALPFAYVAMVLAADGWPGWRVAIWVTLAMAGARTLAMSVNRFADRAIDADNPRTAGRHLPQGLLKPWHMLAAAILSAALLAVSAWKLNPLCFKLAPWAALFLIGYSYTKRFTWTSHWILGFTDGIAAAGGWIAVRGSFAAPAFVLWFALTVWISGFDLIYACQDVEIDRRVGLKSFPARFGIAAALRAAQVCHVLTVGAFAALGVMTGLGWLYWVGVVVVAGLLIYEHSLVSPDDLSRLDIAFFNVNGYIALILFAAVVGGRFL, encoded by the coding sequence GTGCCCGGCACCCTCCGACACTTCCTCGACGCGATCAAGTTCGAGCACACCGTCTTCGCCTTGCCCTTCGCCTATGTCGCCATGGTGCTGGCGGCCGACGGCTGGCCGGGCTGGCGCGTGGCGATCTGGGTCACCCTGGCCATGGCCGGAGCCCGCACCCTCGCCATGAGCGTCAATCGCTTCGCCGACCGGGCGATCGACGCGGACAATCCGCGCACGGCGGGGCGGCATCTTCCGCAGGGGCTCCTCAAGCCCTGGCACATGCTCGCCGCCGCCATCCTCTCCGCGGCCCTTCTCGCCGTCTCGGCCTGGAAGCTCAACCCGCTCTGCTTCAAGCTCGCCCCCTGGGCCGCCCTTTTTCTGATCGGGTACTCCTACACGAAGCGCTTCACCTGGACCAGCCACTGGATTCTCGGCTTCACCGACGGCATCGCGGCGGCCGGCGGCTGGATCGCCGTGCGTGGAAGCTTCGCGGCTCCGGCCTTCGTGCTGTGGTTCGCGCTGACCGTCTGGATCTCGGGCTTCGACCTCATCTACGCTTGCCAGGACGTGGAGATCGATCGGCGCGTGGGCCTCAAGTCCTTCCCCGCGCGCTTCGGCATCGCGGCCGCCCTCCGCGCCGCTCAAGTGTGCCACGTGCTGACGGTCGGCGCCTTTGCCGCCCTCGGCGTGATGACGGGGCTCGGCTGGCTCTACTGGGTCGGCGTGGTCGTGGTGGCGGGGCTACTCATCTACGAGCACTCGCTGGTGTCGCCCGACGACCTTTCACGGCTCGATATCGCCTTCTTCAACGTCAACGGCTATATCGCGCTCATCCTGTTCGCGGCGGTCGTGGGCGGGCGATTCCTATGA
- a CDS encoding ubiquinone/menaquinone biosynthesis methyltransferase, with the protein MTSGLGEGPGKARFVRGMFTRIAGRYDLMNGLMTFGMHHGWRRAAARETIPSPEGPGLDLATGTGDLAFELCEIHRHRLIVGADFAHGMLQVAEAKGREVESAGRLALLEADALELPFGPRTFAFVTSAFLLRNLADLKHGLAEMRRVLRPGGRVVALEITQADLPGWAPLFRMYFHHVVPRVGALIGGDREAYTYLPQSVDRFLGPPALAALMTDVGLRSVKYRRLGFGTVTIHTGVA; encoded by the coding sequence ATGACGAGCGGCCTCGGCGAAGGGCCGGGCAAGGCGCGCTTCGTGCGCGGCATGTTCACCCGCATCGCGGGGCGCTACGACCTCATGAACGGCCTCATGACCTTCGGCATGCACCATGGCTGGCGCCGGGCCGCGGCGCGCGAGACCATCCCCTCGCCCGAGGGACCGGGCCTCGATCTGGCCACGGGCACGGGCGATCTGGCCTTCGAGCTCTGCGAGATCCATCGGCATCGGCTCATCGTGGGCGCCGACTTCGCCCACGGCATGCTCCAGGTGGCGGAGGCGAAGGGCCGCGAGGTCGAGAGCGCGGGCCGGCTCGCTCTCCTCGAAGCCGATGCCCTCGAGCTGCCCTTCGGCCCGCGTACCTTCGCGTTCGTGACCTCAGCTTTCCTGCTGCGCAACCTGGCCGATTTGAAGCACGGACTGGCCGAGATGCGGCGCGTGCTACGACCAGGGGGCCGCGTGGTGGCTCTCGAGATCACCCAGGCGGACCTTCCGGGCTGGGCGCCCCTCTTCCGTATGTACTTCCATCATGTCGTCCCGAGAGTGGGCGCGCTTATCGGCGGCGACCGCGAGGCTTATACCTATCTGCCGCAATCGGTGGATCGCTTTCTCGGCCCGCCCGCCCTCGCCGCCCTGATGACGGACGTGGGCCTGCGCAGCGTCAAATACCGCCGCCTGGGCTTCGGCACGGTGACCATCCACACCGGAGTCGCTTGA
- a CDS encoding 6-carboxytetrahydropterin synthase gives MDLTTAYVFDAAHRIAGHPGKCAWLHGHTYNLEVTVSAPNLNPLGMVMDFDDLRDVVKKAVLDLWDHATLLAADDPLGPAIRKVQHQAPDRVVLLEGQPTAEVLTREAWTRLERQLPAGITLERVAIRETPSCGSAISRPLT, from the coding sequence ATGGACCTGACGACGGCGTATGTCTTTGACGCGGCGCACCGCATCGCCGGACACCCGGGCAAGTGCGCGTGGCTCCATGGCCACACGTACAACCTCGAGGTGACGGTCAGCGCTCCGAACCTCAATCCGCTCGGGATGGTCATGGATTTCGACGACCTGCGTGATGTGGTCAAGAAGGCCGTCCTTGATCTCTGGGACCATGCCACTCTCCTGGCCGCCGACGATCCGCTGGGCCCGGCCATCCGCAAGGTGCAGCACCAGGCCCCGGACCGGGTCGTGCTCCTCGAGGGCCAGCCCACCGCCGAGGTGCTCACGCGCGAGGCCTGGACGCGACTCGAGCGCCAGCTGCCCGCAGGCATCACGCTCGAGCGTGTGGCGATTCGCGAGACGCCCAGCTGCGGCAGCGCGATCTCCCGGCCGCTCACGTGA
- a CDS encoding 7-carboxy-7-deazaguanine synthase QueE yields MSSLAPAGRVAEVFYSIQGEGATAGLPAVFVRLQGCSVGCAWCDTKYSWDAAAGHAVEVDALVGEAASFPCRRAVVTGGEPLESSLFVPLLRGLGARGFTIEVETSGILPPPRVHRAIQWNVSIKLAGSGVVESRRIQPEAIRGFLAKDAWWKFVVTDDADLAEVLKLAERFALPRARILLQPEAVRRDELIERSPWVVEACKRHGFGFSPRLHVLLWGAKRGV; encoded by the coding sequence GTGAGCAGCCTGGCGCCGGCCGGGCGCGTCGCCGAGGTCTTCTACTCCATCCAGGGCGAGGGCGCGACGGCCGGGCTGCCCGCCGTCTTCGTGCGGCTCCAGGGCTGCTCGGTCGGCTGCGCCTGGTGCGATACCAAGTACTCCTGGGACGCCGCCGCCGGACACGCCGTGGAAGTGGACGCGCTCGTGGGCGAGGCCGCGTCCTTTCCCTGCCGTCGCGCGGTGGTCACCGGTGGCGAGCCGCTCGAATCATCGCTCTTCGTGCCTCTGCTTCGAGGCCTGGGGGCCCGCGGCTTCACCATCGAGGTCGAGACCTCCGGCATCCTGCCGCCGCCGAGGGTCCACCGCGCCATCCAGTGGAATGTCTCGATCAAGCTTGCCGGCTCCGGCGTGGTCGAGTCGCGGCGCATCCAGCCCGAGGCCATCCGCGGCTTTCTCGCCAAAGATGCCTGGTGGAAATTCGTGGTCACGGACGACGCCGATCTCGCCGAGGTGCTCAAGCTGGCCGAGCGCTTCGCCCTGCCGCGGGCCCGCATCCTGCTTCAGCCCGAGGCGGTGCGCCGCGATGAACTCATCGAGCGCTCCCCGTGGGTGGTCGAGGCCTGCAAGCGCCACGGCTTTGGCTTCTCTCCGCGGCTGCACGTGCTGCTCTGGGGCGCGAAGCGAGGGGTGTGA